The sequence below is a genomic window from Schistocerca nitens isolate TAMUIC-IGC-003100 chromosome 4, iqSchNite1.1, whole genome shotgun sequence.
AATGGTGTGGCTACTCCAGGAAGTGGAAGTTTGCCTTCTAGTGAAATTCCATTCCAGACTGTTGGAGTTCCTGCATTTCCTGGCCAGGAATCTAGTCATGTATTGAACAGCAGCGGTAACAACAGTAATGAGTCTTGTTCACCACCAGCATCTAACCTTGTAGGAAAAGGGATTGGGGTCAGTTTACGTGATGTTATAGCCAAAAGCATTAGTCAGAAGTTTCAACCGACTGATCTTCCAATGTCACAGAAGCTCTTATTATCAGCAGATGAGCAACCCCCATTTAAGAGAGGTCGTTTTACTCCTCCATTAAATACAAATATCACATCGTGCACTATAaaacacaataacaataacaacactaaTGTTGATGATAAAAACAAGACATCCTGTGCAGGTGGAAAAGCTTCATCAAATTCTACTGGCAAAGGAACCCGGCCAAAACGTGGAAAATACCGTAATTATGACCGTGATAGTTTGGTGGAAGCTGTTAGAGCAGTGCAGAGGGGTGAAATGAGTGTCCATAGGGCAGGATCGTATTATGGTGTTCCACATTCAACATTAGAATACAAGGTGAAAGAGAGACATTTGATGAGACCTCGGAAGAGGGAGCCCAAACAACAACAGTCTGATGAAGTTAAAAGGAAAGATGAATCTGGAACTTCAGTTCCAAGGAGCACAGCAACGACCTCATCAGCACTGGCAAACGATAAACTTAAAACTTTGCCTAAACCTCCCAAGACTGCCTTTAATTCACCTGCTCCATTACCTGGTGCACCAAATGGTCTGAAAATACCACCCTTGTTTGATCCCAGTTTATCTCTTGCCGCATATGCTAATGTTACAACAGCCTTTCCATTTTGGCCTGGTCCATTTCATGCCTTACCGGTTCCAGATTTTGCCACTCCTGCTGGTAGCTTTCCTCCAAATCCTGAACATTTCTTTGCACCACAAATGATACACAGGTTACAAGATGAAACTAGGACTGCACCACGAACAAGCCCCTCTTCAGTAGTTCCTCCTCTTGGGAAGACTGCACGAGAGATGGCAGCATCTTTGTATGATGGAACAGGAGCTAATGGTAATTTTCTTGATGGTATAATTCGTTCAAGTCTTGAGATGGGTTTGCCATCATCCTCACCCAAAGAAGGCAGTACAGGTGTGGGAAATAGCGGAAAAATGTCTAACAAAGCACTCATTGACCAGCTTTGTCGTAACAGTTGTGTCACTCCTCTGCCCAAAGCTCCAACACCTTTTAGTATGAAAGATTGCAGTACCAGTGTAAATAGCTCAGATGAAGAACCTGTAAAGCAAGAAAGTGTCATCCAGGACAAGGTCTTAGAATCTGCTTCTCCTGCAGAGCCTGTAGTTTGTCTATCAAATTCATCCAGTGGCCTGCCAGAACATGACTGTAGAATAGATAGTGAACATGTTACTTCAGTTTCAGATGAAAAACATAGCAAGGACAGTGTTTTGCCACTGTCAGGGGTGCACTGTGTGACACCAAATGAAGATAGTTCGGAATTATTTACTAAAGATTCAAGTGAATTTCATAAAGAACATGTTCATAATCCAACTGATGAAAGTGCCTGTGATAGTAAAACTGTAAAAATACTTGGTGATATTGAAGCTGCCAAAGACTTACTCCCTGAAGAAGAAGGCAATGAGGATTCAGAACAAACTGAGGATACCAAATCAATGACGGTCAACTCATAGAGAGACTGATGCATTTCTTAGCTACTATTTCATAACATGTCAAAAATTTAATGTGAATGCAAGAGATTTTATTATGTATATTGTTAAGGTGTATCTTATTTTAATCACCTTGCTGTACTGATTTTGTAGGTGTTTAACACTAATGATACTGActgtatttcttctttattttaggaaagcaaaagaattcaatttttaaatgtgagGTATTTGCAAACTTAATATTATCTGCCCTGAGTGTGTCACTGGCATTTCATAacgttctttcttcaacatactgaTGTGCGACTACTTTTCCTGCTACTGTGAGGTCGACAATCCAAATGTTGCCAAAGCTAATGTGGAACACATGCCCTTATATTTATCAGATTTCATCAATTATTTGTCCTTCTTTTACAGTAGGTAGAGTTGGTAATCTGAATGTAACTTATTTAAAAATGTAGGTGTATAAATTTGTGGAGACtttttaaacatatatatatatatattttaatataaccAAAATGTTCTGGAGTTTTCCCAAGATATTTATCAGAGCAATTAAAATTCATTCCCATTTGTCCAAAGAATCTTCAAAGTCTCATGTAACTATTGTCAAATtccttatatttttcattttttacactGAGTGTTggttagaaaaaaattaatatgcTAGTGTTAGTAATGTCAGTGTATTCATACTTCCTTTTCTATCATCATTGTTTTATGTCACTCAGAATTATTTCATAATTCTGTCATATTTGTTGTCATTTCGATTTTCCCAATTCCAAGTGTTCCATTATTTTCATAACAGCAAATGTAAGATTATTGGTACAGTACAGACACGTAATGGTCAATTCCCTTTTTAATATCTTTCTCCTCAAACAAATGAAATTATAGTCATAGTCTGGTGTGCTGGGTACTTAAAATATCACTTTCACTGTTGTAAATTCTGTGATGTGCTCTTGAGTAATTTGTTCCAACAATTTTTCTGTCATTGCGTGCATTGTCATTTTGCTTGTATCACTGTATGTAACCAGTGTGTCTTCTGTCTGTGCTTAAACTGTTGATAACAGATGATCCTGGTATCTGTCTTATCCTTCAGACAGGTGCTttgatgttcagaaatttaaatatttaggaaaaATTTTTTAAAGATGTCTTGGGGCTCTCCAAGAATTTTACTTGTCTGTGATGAAGCCAAATTTTGAATGTATATTTTCTCTATCAATATCTTATATATATACTAGACTAGTTTATATATTGATAAAAGAAACTTGAATTTTGTTTGATAATTGAAGTGCAATTAGAGATGGTATGAACTTATACACATTGTAccatacatatatatttacaatttatacatgtTTGAGTATATGGCATTAAATTATAAAGTAAATGGAGGCAGAAATGATGAAACAAATGTGAGGGATGTAATTAGTGACAGTGTTAAGCAATTGGAATTCGACCACAGGTCATTTCTTGTATAACCATTCTGCATTAATTAGTGGGATATTTGTCACAGGAAAGTGGACAGTTGATAAGattttttaaatacagggtgaaaTCATAAGTACACCAGTCACATGTTTTGGATACATTAAGTAAACATGAACTTCATGTTTCATTTACTTCGGGATCTAGGTAAATGTATTTCATGTCCTTACATAAGTTTGAGCATATGCATTGTTGTCATCCATCAGGATGATATAATTGTGTTCTTGCTTTGCTTCCAATTTTACTCCTTGCAGTTGGTGAATGTCTGGCACAGTTACAGACAAACATTTTCCAGTGTGTTTAATAGTCTGAGTTTTTCCatttagaaaatatttatattttcagtgtGTAAATGTTAGAGTTGTCAATTCCTTTAATGCCTAGCACAGA
It includes:
- the LOC126251506 gene encoding mushroom body large-type Kenyon cell-specific protein 1, with the translated sequence MAECSYARCVQERRAIKKELQRWTKNMVFVVGLERVAEELMGRRKWKHYQESVLRSRPQADVEPSSSDWQVEDKCCFCDGGMFLRPATSPQSDSCSSSNSHSSFHETQSTVAADNSPPRLAMTTLEPVTSLAASLAAIPTYSPGPAQGQSQGHSAMATTPPAGLSLYPAVARHRTPAGLFPPWYLSPTAPAPNVQSEGKTEPETPPVVVSLPASTPLSVPSAAASEQPLDLSAKAKEEASAPSTSPVPQPLGLATLSLDSKQIFKAKPRMSAVAGRRTYTEEELQAALRDIQSGKLGTRRAAVIYGIPRSTLRNKVYKLAMERERDAHLVVPTVEERDLSGAEDEKEVERALSRPLLSVDDLLRLSVLDGDALRVLLEEVSAGHNREASESASSPVFPQSSELWHGLEQSALGPYISQLLIAGSAQDPCHAESGGTLPKFSSPLLPELVRRMMAEEQQQQIKKLGSANNLEANTNVTLNGASGDEIQKLGDSDNSAGPPRVPSASSQTDPVKATTKVGEADESSDTDATASTSRVATPPNVILRIPSFKPTTKNGVATPGSGSLPSSEIPFQTVGVPAFPGQESSHVLNSSGNNSNESCSPPASNLVGKGIGVSLRDVIAKSISQKFQPTDLPMSQKLLLSADEQPPFKRGRFTPPLNTNITSCTIKHNNNNNTNVDDKNKTSCAGGKASSNSTGKGTRPKRGKYRNYDRDSLVEAVRAVQRGEMSVHRAGSYYGVPHSTLEYKVKERHLMRPRKREPKQQQSDEVKRKDESGTSVPRSTATTSSALANDKLKTLPKPPKTAFNSPAPLPGAPNGLKIPPLFDPSLSLAAYANVTTAFPFWPGPFHALPVPDFATPAGSFPPNPEHFFAPQMIHRLQDETRTAPRTSPSSVVPPLGKTAREMAASLYDGTGANGNFLDGIIRSSLEMGLPSSSPKEGSTGVGNSGKMSNKALIDQLCRNSCVTPLPKAPTPFSMKDCSTSVNSSDEEPVKQESVIQDKVLESASPAEPVVCLSNSSSGLPEHDCRIDSEHVTSVSDEKHSKDSVLPLSGVHCVTPNEDSSELFTKDSSEFHKEHVHNPTDESACDSKTVKILGDIEAAKDLLPEEEGNEDSEQTEDTKSMTVNS